A region of Solanum dulcamara chromosome 7, daSolDulc1.2, whole genome shotgun sequence DNA encodes the following proteins:
- the LOC129894110 gene encoding probable protein phosphatase 2C 8 isoform X1: MNLVKNSTKVSCNCLFLESSLLSVALSVFASNFIIHHYRFQSLLSYRFTGFRPLFISKMAESSDSISLDKESVNTTANNKREAHSDSSDFVTKKLRSSDTQEEPKAEITVPKNGTELYFEIEADAAEDKGSRHTMEDASVVLPDAGLEFPGKLRCAHFAIYDGHGGRLAAEYARKHVHANVLSAGLSRELLDVKAAKNSIVEGFRRTDESLLQESTKGCWQDGATAVCVWVLGSKVFVANIGDAKAILARSSPTDGSNNTSDGSTPIKAIVLTREHKAIYPQERARIQKAGGSVSSNGRLQARLEVSRAFGDRQFKKVGVIATPDVHSFDLTERDHFIILGCDGLWGVFGPSDAVHFVQKLLKEGLPVKAVSRSLVREAVRERQCKDNCSAVVIAFRKKQ; this comes from the exons ATGAATTTGGTTAAAAATTCTACCAAAGTTTCATGTAATTGCCTCTTTCTGGAATCGTCCTTGCTTTCAGTCGCACTATCCGTTTTTGCCTCAAACTTTATCATACACCATTATAGGTTTCAGTCTCTGTTGAGCTACCGATTTACTGGATTCCGGCCGTTGTTCATCTCGAAAATGGCTGAAAGTTCCGATTCGATATCACTTGATAAAGAGAGTGTCAACACCACCGCAAATAACAAGCGCGAAGCCCATTCTGATAGCTCCGATTTCGTAACCAAGAAGTTGAGAAGTAGCGACACTCAAGAGGAGCCAAAGGCTGAAATCACTGTCCCGAAAAATGGAACTGAATTGTATTTTGAAATAGAAGCTGATGCAGCTGAGGATAAGGGTTCCAGGCACACCATGGAGGACGCTTCCGTTGTTCTTCCTGATGCCGGCCTCGAATTTCCCGGGAAATTGAG ATGTGCTCATTTTGCAATATATGATGGGCATGGAGGTCGATTAGCTGCTGAGTATGCCCGGAAGCATGTGCATGCCAATGTTCTATCTGCAGGCTTATCACGTGAGTTG TTGGATGTTAAAGCAGCCAAAAACTCCATAGTCGAAG GATTTAGGAGAACTGACGAGTCTCTTCTTCAGGAAAGCACCAAAG GTTGTTGGCAAGATGGAGCGACTGCAGTATGTGTCTGGGTATTAGGCTCCAAA GTGTTTGTTGCTAATATTGGAGATGCAAAAGCAATTTTAGCTCGGTCATCTCCTACTGATGGTTCAAACAACACTTCTGATGGATCAACTCCCATAAAGGCAATAGTCTTGACCAGGGAACACAAGGCTATATATCCTCAAGAACGTGCACGCATCCAAAAA GCTGGAGGATCTGTCAGTTCTAATGGACGATTGCAAGCGCGCCTTGAAGTTTCCAGAGCTTTTGGAGATCGGCAGTTCAAGAAG GTTGGTGTCATTGCAACTCCAGATGTTCATTCATTTGACCTTACCGAGAGAGACCACTTTATCATTCTTGGCTGTGATGGCTTGTGGGGG GTTTTTGGGCCAAGTGATGCTGTTCATTTTGTTCAGAAGCTATTAAAG GAGGGGCTACCTGTGAAAGCTGTGAGTCGCAGCCTTGTGCGAGAGGCAGTCCGTGAGCGTCAATGCAAAGATAACTGCTCCGCTGTTGTAATTGCTTTTAGGAAAAAGCAGTAG
- the LOC129894110 gene encoding probable protein phosphatase 2C 8 isoform X2, with amino-acid sequence MNLVKNSTKVSCNCLFLESSLLSVALSVFASNFIIHHYRFQSLLSYRFTGFRPLFISKMAESSDSISLDKESVNTTANNKREAHSDSSDFVTKKLRSSDTQEEPKAEITVPKNGTELYFEIEADAAEDKGSRHTMEDASVVLPDAGLEFPGKLRCAHFAIYDGHGGRLAAEYARKHVHANVLSAGLSRELLDVKAAKNSIVEGFRRTDESLLQESTKGCWQDGATAVCVWVLGSKVFVANIGDAKAILARSSPTDGSNNTSDGSTPIKAIVLTREHKAIYPQERARIQKAGGSVSSNGRLQARLEVSRAFGDRQFKKVFGPSDAVHFVQKLLKEGLPVKAVSRSLVREAVRERQCKDNCSAVVIAFRKKQ; translated from the exons ATGAATTTGGTTAAAAATTCTACCAAAGTTTCATGTAATTGCCTCTTTCTGGAATCGTCCTTGCTTTCAGTCGCACTATCCGTTTTTGCCTCAAACTTTATCATACACCATTATAGGTTTCAGTCTCTGTTGAGCTACCGATTTACTGGATTCCGGCCGTTGTTCATCTCGAAAATGGCTGAAAGTTCCGATTCGATATCACTTGATAAAGAGAGTGTCAACACCACCGCAAATAACAAGCGCGAAGCCCATTCTGATAGCTCCGATTTCGTAACCAAGAAGTTGAGAAGTAGCGACACTCAAGAGGAGCCAAAGGCTGAAATCACTGTCCCGAAAAATGGAACTGAATTGTATTTTGAAATAGAAGCTGATGCAGCTGAGGATAAGGGTTCCAGGCACACCATGGAGGACGCTTCCGTTGTTCTTCCTGATGCCGGCCTCGAATTTCCCGGGAAATTGAG ATGTGCTCATTTTGCAATATATGATGGGCATGGAGGTCGATTAGCTGCTGAGTATGCCCGGAAGCATGTGCATGCCAATGTTCTATCTGCAGGCTTATCACGTGAGTTG TTGGATGTTAAAGCAGCCAAAAACTCCATAGTCGAAG GATTTAGGAGAACTGACGAGTCTCTTCTTCAGGAAAGCACCAAAG GTTGTTGGCAAGATGGAGCGACTGCAGTATGTGTCTGGGTATTAGGCTCCAAA GTGTTTGTTGCTAATATTGGAGATGCAAAAGCAATTTTAGCTCGGTCATCTCCTACTGATGGTTCAAACAACACTTCTGATGGATCAACTCCCATAAAGGCAATAGTCTTGACCAGGGAACACAAGGCTATATATCCTCAAGAACGTGCACGCATCCAAAAA GCTGGAGGATCTGTCAGTTCTAATGGACGATTGCAAGCGCGCCTTGAAGTTTCCAGAGCTTTTGGAGATCGGCAGTTCAAGAAG GTTTTTGGGCCAAGTGATGCTGTTCATTTTGTTCAGAAGCTATTAAAG GAGGGGCTACCTGTGAAAGCTGTGAGTCGCAGCCTTGTGCGAGAGGCAGTCCGTGAGCGTCAATGCAAAGATAACTGCTCCGCTGTTGTAATTGCTTTTAGGAAAAAGCAGTAG
- the LOC129894110 gene encoding probable protein phosphatase 2C 8 isoform X3 — MNLVKNSTKVSCNCLFLESSLLSVALSVFASNFIIHHYRFQSLLSYRFTGFRPLFISKMAESSDSISLDKESVNTTANNKREAHSDSSDFVTKKLRSSDTQEEPKAEITVPKNGTELYFEIEADAAEDKGSRHTMEDASVVLPDAGLEFPGKLRCAHFAIYDGHGGRLAAEYARKHVHANVLSAGLSRELLDVKAAKNSIVEGFRRTDESLLQESTKGCWQDGATAVCVWVLGSKVFVANIGDAKAILARSSPTDGSNNTSDGSTPIKAIVLTREHKAIYPQERARIQKAGGSVSSNGRLQARLEVSRAFGDRQFKKLMVYSSFFM; from the exons ATGAATTTGGTTAAAAATTCTACCAAAGTTTCATGTAATTGCCTCTTTCTGGAATCGTCCTTGCTTTCAGTCGCACTATCCGTTTTTGCCTCAAACTTTATCATACACCATTATAGGTTTCAGTCTCTGTTGAGCTACCGATTTACTGGATTCCGGCCGTTGTTCATCTCGAAAATGGCTGAAAGTTCCGATTCGATATCACTTGATAAAGAGAGTGTCAACACCACCGCAAATAACAAGCGCGAAGCCCATTCTGATAGCTCCGATTTCGTAACCAAGAAGTTGAGAAGTAGCGACACTCAAGAGGAGCCAAAGGCTGAAATCACTGTCCCGAAAAATGGAACTGAATTGTATTTTGAAATAGAAGCTGATGCAGCTGAGGATAAGGGTTCCAGGCACACCATGGAGGACGCTTCCGTTGTTCTTCCTGATGCCGGCCTCGAATTTCCCGGGAAATTGAG ATGTGCTCATTTTGCAATATATGATGGGCATGGAGGTCGATTAGCTGCTGAGTATGCCCGGAAGCATGTGCATGCCAATGTTCTATCTGCAGGCTTATCACGTGAGTTG TTGGATGTTAAAGCAGCCAAAAACTCCATAGTCGAAG GATTTAGGAGAACTGACGAGTCTCTTCTTCAGGAAAGCACCAAAG GTTGTTGGCAAGATGGAGCGACTGCAGTATGTGTCTGGGTATTAGGCTCCAAA GTGTTTGTTGCTAATATTGGAGATGCAAAAGCAATTTTAGCTCGGTCATCTCCTACTGATGGTTCAAACAACACTTCTGATGGATCAACTCCCATAAAGGCAATAGTCTTGACCAGGGAACACAAGGCTATATATCCTCAAGAACGTGCACGCATCCAAAAA GCTGGAGGATCTGTCAGTTCTAATGGACGATTGCAAGCGCGCCTTGAAGTTTCCAGAGCTTTTGGAGATCGGCAGTTCAAGAAG TTAATGGTGTATTCCAGCTTTTTCATGTGA